In a single window of the Montipora capricornis isolate CH-2021 chromosome 11, ASM3666992v2, whole genome shotgun sequence genome:
- the LOC138024529 gene encoding uncharacterized protein: MSGVEPFQFEPTYPPWEEPIQSDDDEGEDSPEACTSSMRTGNTEWCICGECISMPTADECYCCQELEELNQKFDESGVTCITSHNKFRIVCLDTDVLQTALVAIHHARLNPIPDPIGNKTWRLAAYGQFTWWVHGVLGKKRRRVIPACVVKTIRNEFPEESDAYTGFREADLEL, from the exons atgagCGGAGTGGAGCCTTTTCAGTTCGAGCCAACGTATCCCCCATGGGAAGAACCCATTCAATCGGATGATGATGAAGGTGAGGATTCCCCAGAAGCGTGCACATCAAGCATGAGAACCGGGAACACCGAATGGTGCATTTGCGGTGAGTGCATTTCGATGCCGACAGCCGACGAATGCTATTGCTGCCAAGAGCTCGAGGAGTTAAATCAAAAGTTTGACGAGTCAG GTGTCACATGTATTACAAGTCACAACAAATTTAGGATCGTGTGCCTTGACACTGACGTATTGCAGACCGCACTTGTTGCCATTCACCATGCTCGCCTTAATCCAATTCCAGACCCTATAGGAAACAA aacaTGGCGCTTAGCAGCATACGGGCAGTTTACCTGGTGGGTTCATGGTGTGCTTGGCAAAAAGAGACGAAGGGTCATTCCAGCATGCGTCGTCAAAACAATAAGGAATGAATTCCCTGAAGAAAGCGATGCATACACAGGATTTAGAGAAGCAGATCTGGAATTATGA